The nucleotide sequence AAGTCTTTAATGCGAGAATCATCCAGTACGTAAGAACGGATCTGGCTACCCCAGCCGATATCCGACTTAGCGTCTTCGTTCGCCTGCTTTTCAGCATTCTGCTTTTGCAGCTCAAGCTCGAACAGTTTTGCTTTTAACTGCTTCATCGCCTGATCTTTGTTCTTATGCTGAGAACGGTCGTTCTGACACTGAACCACGGTATTGGTCGGCAAGTGCGTAATACGTACCGCAGATTCTGTGGTGTTTACGTGCTGACCACCCGCGCCCGATGCACGGTATACGTCGATACGAAGATCGGCCGGGTTAATATCAATCGCGATGTTGTCATCAATCTCCGGATAGATAAATGCAGATGCAAATGAAGTATGACGACGACCGCCTGAATCAAACGGAGACTTACGAACCAGACGGTGAACACCGGTTTCAGTACGCAGCCAGCCGTAAGCGTATTCACCAACAATACGAACCGTTGCTGATTTCAGACCGGCAACATCACCTTCAGAAACTTCGATAACTTCCGCTTTAAAGCCCTTAGCTTCAGCCCAGCGCAGGTACATGCGCAGCATCATTGAAGTCCAGTCCTGAGCTTCCGTACCACCTGAGCCGGACTGAAGGTCGATATAACAGTCGGAACCATCGTGATCGCCAGCGAACATACGGCGGAACTCTAGCTTCTCAAGCTTAGCTTCAAGTTCAGCAAGCTCAGGCTCGATCTCATCGAAGGTTTCCTGATCTTCGGCTTCCACGGCAAGCTCAAGAAGGCCGTCAACATCGTCGACACCCTGATCAAGCTGATCGATAGTTTCAACAACCGCTTCAAGTGCAGAACGCTCTTTACCCAGCGCCTGTGCGCGTTCAGGTTCGTTCCATACATCCGGCTGTTCTAGTTCGGCATTGACTTCTTCAAGACGCTCTTTTTTAGCGTCATAGTCAAAGATACCCCCTAAGGACATTCGTACGCTCAGTTACGTCCTCTAGGCGGTTTTTAATAGGATTGATTTCAAACATTTCTGATCTGCATTAATGAGTAGAATTTAACCGGAGAATTCTACTGAAAAATGTGATGAAGATACAGGAAAATTTTGGGGTTATGGGGTTATGGGGTTATGGGGTTATGGGGTTATGGGGTTATGGGGTTATGGGGTTATGGGGTTATGGGGTTATGGGGTTATGGGGTTATGGGGTTATGGGGTTATGGGGTTATGGGGTTATGGGGTTATGGGGTTATGGGGTTATGGGGTTATGGGGTTATGGGGTTATGGGGTTATGCAAGATTTGATTCGACTGCACATGATGTCAAGCTTTTTTAGCTTTTCCCCATAGCCTTATTTCCCTCAAGGACGAAGTCTGCCCCATAGCCCCATTACCCATTTACGCGCTTAACGTTTCCACCATTAGCTGAAGACTCTGATTCCCCCGAAACTCATTAACATCCAACCGATAAGCCATATTCACCGTCTTAACCGATGCATCAGGCCAGCGTCTTAGGTCAACATTGAAAGCGATGGCATCCAGGGTGAGGTTAGTTGGGTGGCCTTTAAATAGCGGCTCTACCATAAGTTTCAGGTGTTTTTCGCCGACCAGTTTTTGGTGCAGTATTTTAAATTCACCGTCAAATACCGGCTCGGGGAAGTTCTGGCCCCATGGACCTCCTGAACGCAGTTGCTCTGCGGTCAGCATAGAGAACTCTTCCGGTAGTAGTTCACCGTCGGTAAGGATCACACCTTTCAGGGCATCTTCTTCCAGTACGTTTCTCACGGCCTGATCAAAAGCCTCAGAGAAAGTTTTAAAGTGCTCTTCTTTAATAGTCAGGCCGGCAGCCATTGCGTGTCCGCCGAACTTAACAATGATGCCCGGATGCTTCTTGTCAATCAGGTCAAGCGTATCACGCATATGCAGGCCGGGAATGGAACGGCAGGATCCTTTGATGTAACCTTCGCCACCGTCAGCAAAAGCGATAACCGGTCGGTGGAACTGGTCCTTAATTCTGGATGCCAAAATGCCGATAACGCCCTGATGCCAGTCTCGCTGGAAAAGTGCCAGCCCGAAAGGCAGTTCGCTGTCATCTGAATACTGAATACGCTCACAGAAAGCCATGGCTTCCTGTTTCATTCCCTCTTCAATTTCCCGGCGGGTCTGATTTAGGCCATCCAGTTCACTGGCCATTCTTCTGGCTGCATGAATATTGCTGCACATCAGAAGCTCAACCCCGAACGACATATCATCCAGACGACCGGCCGCATTAATTCGGGGGCCAAGAGCAAAACCAAAATCGGCCGCTACCATTCTTCTGGATTCTCTTTTGGAAACTTCAATCAGAGCCTGAATGCCAGGCCGGGCTTTTCCTGCTCTGATTCGCTGCAAGCCCTGATGAACTAAAATCCGGTTGTTTCCATCCAGAGAAACTACATCCGCGACGGTTCCAAGCGCAACAAGGTCAAGCAGCTCACCTAAATTCGGCTCAGGTACGCCATTTAGCTCAAACCAGTTTTTCCCGCGCATATAAGCGCGCAGAGCCATCATCAGATAAAAGGCGACGCCGACTCCGGCAAGAGACTTGGACGGAAACTCGCAGGTTTCAAGGTTTGGGTTCACCATGGCATCGGCTTCCGGCAACTCATCCCCTGGTAAGTGGTGATCGGTAACAATAACCTGAAGTCCCTGCTGCTTAGCATAGCGGACACCTTCAATAGAAGAGACACCATTGTCCACCGTCATAATCACTTCAGCCTGAAGCGCAATAGCCTGATCAACCACTTCCGGGCTCAGCCCGTATCCGTCTTCAAAACGGTTGGGCACCAGATAATCAATATTACTACTGCCCAGCTTTCTCATCGCCAGAACAGAGAGCGCAGAGCTGGTCGCACCGTCCGCATCAAAGTCACCGACAACAATAATGCGCCTGCCGGTTTCAATGCACTGAAAAAGCAGTTCAACGGCTTTCTGAATGCCATTTAATGTCTGATAAGGAAGCAGGCCTCTGGCTGAATTATCCAGTTGCTGCGTGCTGGTAATACCCCGGCTGATGTAGATGCGTCTTAATAGCGGAGGAATCGAATCAGGAAGAGCGGATATGTCGGCTTCTGGCCGGCGTTTTATTTCTATCATGGGTGAACAAGATCCTGCGCAGATCGATTAACAGTGCCCGGTTATCATCATCCAGGAAATTGCCCAGGCAATTCTCCGGGATCTAATTCAAGCGCGTTGTAGAGTACTCAATTATCAGTTCGCTCACAACGCGCTTTAACAAGATTCCTGCCTTCGCAGGAATGACAATAAGGGCTGCCCTTAAACCATCTGCTCTATGGCTTTTATTATTTAATTAACTTGCAGCAGACGCTTATACAGCCCTGCTGGCGGCATATAACCGGCAACTACGTTTCCGTCAGGCAGGAAAACGGCTGGAGTGCCGGAAATACCCAGATCACGGCCAAGCATATACTGATCCGCAACTTTTTGCTGGCACTGAGCCAGGTTCTGAACCTCTTCATTAAAGTTACGTTCTATCTTCGCTGTGCCCATCGCCTTAGCTGGGTCTTCAGAACACCAGATTTTTGCCATCTCCTGGGCAACATCTCCGGTTGGGCCCTGACGAGGATAGGCCAGATAGCGAACAGTGATACCTAAATCATTGTAACCCTGCATCTGGCTATGCAGACGCACGCAGTAAGTACAAGTGGTATCGGTAAATACAGTAACCGCGAATTTTTCATTTTCCGCTTGATACACAATCATATCATCAGCAAAAGACTCAATCTTAGCGGCATTTATCGGCGCCTGTTTTGCTGCCAGAATATCTACCGGATTCCCCTCTTCATCAAATGAATATAAAGTCCCGGCAATAAAGTTCTGCCCTGTCTTATCCGAATAAACCACACCACTGGAAGTGGATACTTCAACCACTCCGTCAAACGCTGTAGCTTCAATGCTATTTACTGTGATGCCAATGGCTGCAAAGCGTGTTTTTATCGCGGCTTCATCAAATGAAGCCATCGCTGATTCTGTCGTTTTCACTTCTTCAGCCTGAGGCTGAACTACTTTCTCTTCCGCCTCAATACAGGCAGAAAGAAAAACCGGAGATAGCGCAAATAAAGTCTTGCGTAGCACGCTCATAAAAATTCACCTTTAAAAATTACCGGACCAACGAAAAGCCGCACCAAATTCTCGCCTATGCTCTTGGATGGTGCTCTTTATGAATATTTTTCAGTCTCTCCGTTGCCACGTGAGTATAAATTTGGGTAGTCGATAAGTCACTATGCCCCAGTAACATCTGCACAACTCTGAGATCTGCACCATGATTCAACAAGTGCGTCGCAAAAGCATGGCGCAAAACATGGGGAGAAAGAGAGTCCGCATCTATTCCGGCTATCACCGCATAGTGCTTAATTCTGTGCCAGAAAGTCTGCCTGGTCATCTGTCTGGCGCGACTGCTGGGAAAAACCACATCTGAGGCTTTCTCACCTAAAAGAACAGACCGGCCCTGCTGCAAAAAAGTTTCAATCCAGTCAATGGCGTTTTCCCCCATGGGAACCAGACGCTCTTTGTTCCCTTTACCTGTCACCCTGACCACACCTTCTCGAAGGCTCATATTTTCCGTAGTCAGACTAACCAGCTCAGTCACACGCAGACCCGTCGCATAAAGCAGCTCCAGCATCGCCTTATCCCTGAGTTCAACCGGATCATTCGGGTCAGGCGCATCCAGCAGGGCTTCTACCTGATTCTCGCTCAGATCCTTTGGCAGCCTTTTTGGCAACTTAGGAGCGATAAGCAGAGCACTGGGATCATCCTCTCTCAGCTTTTCCCGGTACAGATAACGGAATATGCGTCGTATAGCCGAGAGCGTCCGGGCACGGGAGGTTTGCTTGTAACCTTTATCAAGCTGCCACGCCTGAAATTCCTGCAGCTTTTCGGTGCTAACGGAAAGCAGCGTTAGCTTTTCCTTATCCAGCCATTGATGCACTTTCTTAAGATCATTTCGGTACGATGCCAGAGTATTCTCGGATAAACCGTTTTCCAAAAGCATCGAATCCAGAAACTGTTCGACAATAGCCTGATCGTTCAATATTTTTTCCTGAAAAGCCTCTACCAATAACTTACTCAGCATATGTCAGCCTTTACTAAATTACTATCGATATCTGTTTTGATGGGGTGAGTATATTTAGTAGAATCAGAAATTATCCCGCTATAAATGTGCTGAATTATATGAAAATCGGACTCTTCTACGGCTCAACGACCTGTTACACAGAAATGGCTGCTGAAAAAATACGTGCCATAATTGGTGAGGAGATCGTGGATATCTACAATGTTAAAGAGACGCCATTAGAAGTAATGGAGCAGTATGAGTTTCTTATTTTAGGCATCTCGACCTGGGACTTTGGTGAACTTCAGGAAGATTGGGGCGCAATATGGGAGCACATAGGTGGCGTGTCCATAAAAAACAGGTACGTCGCATTGTTCGGGCTAGGCGATCAAGAAGGCTATGGGGAATGGTTCCTCGATGCCATGGGGATGTTGCACGATGCACTGAAACCAATTGGCGTTAATTTTCTGGGATACTGGCCAAATCAAGGCTATAAGTTTGAAGCATCAAAAGCACTGACGCCTGACGGCACTCATTTTGTCGGACTGGCACTGGATGAAGATTCGCAGTATGAGCTTAGTGATGAGCGAATTGCGGGGTGGTGTGAGCAGATACTTTTGGAGTATCAGGAGAAACTTTAAGCTATCAGCTATCAGCTATCAGCTATCAGCTATCAGCTATCAGCTATCAGCTATCAGAAAAGCTTGCCACTCAGAATAATGTTGCAAGCTTTTATTAGGTCAAAATTTTTGTCAGAGGTAAGAGCATCATCAATCTCCCTCTGAAAGCTGACAGCTGAAAGCTCTATTAAACAGACTCCGCTAACTTCCCTTCCGCCTTCGGCATCAGGAACATAACCACGATAGTCGCAGCCGTTGGCAGTACCCAACCCATTCCGTAGCTGAACAGTGGCAGGAATTCGAATGCTGATACGTCCATACCTGCAACTTTTGCAGCGTCGATAAGAGCGAACAGCAGTGATACTGCGATGACTACGCGGTATGCCAGTTGGCGGTTTGGCAGACGACCCCGGATAAAGGTCAGAGCAACCAGAGCAATGGCTACCGGGTACAGAGCGAACAGTACAGGTACAGAAAGCGCAATCAGTTGAGACAGACCAACGTTCGCGATCACTGCGCACGCAACACCGACGATAATCACGTACGCTTTATACGGCACAGGAGTCAGTGAGCTGAAGTAATCCGAACACGCAGAGATCAGACCGATTGATGTTGTCAGACACGCCAGCATTACAATAGTAGACAGCACAAGCTGGCCAGATGAACCAAACAGTTCCTGCACATACAGACTCAGAACCACACCACCGTTATCAGCGCCCGCTGCAATGGTGCTGCTTGTCGCGCCAAGGAAGAAGAGTGATATATAAACAAAAGCCAGACCAGATGCCGCGATAACACCGGCCAGAGTCAGGTACTTGGTGGTTGCTTTCGCTTCAGTAATGCCCTTCTTACGCAATACGTCAACAATCAACATACCAAACATCAGTGAAGCAAAGGTATCCATAGTGTTATAGCCTTCAAGGAAACCTTTTGTCAGTGGCTGAGCAATATAGTCACCCTGAGCGGCCATAATTTCGCCCTGAGGAGAAACAAATACTGCAAATGCCAGCACAATCAGAGCAACAAACAATGCCGGGGTCAGCACCTTACCGATAATGTCGATAAGTTTGCTTTGGGACCAGGCAAAGAACATAGCAACTGCAAAGAACACCACAGAGAAGGCCGTCAGTTCAGCCTGTCCAGCTTCAGCCAGAAACGGCTTAAATGCCATCTCATAAGCCACCAGACCTGTACGTGGTGCAGCAAATGCGGGGCCGATGATGATAAACATCAGCACCGCCATCAAAGTAGCTGCTCGCTTAGGCAGGTCTTTGGTAAGATGATCCCAGGTTCCGCCTGCAATAGCGATCGCTATAATAGTGATTAGCGGCAAGCCTACTGCTGTCACAAGAAAGCCGAACATTGCAGGCATCAGGTTATCACCAGCCAGTTGCCCTGCAAGAGGAGGAAAGATAATGTTTCCTGCGCCAAGGAAAAAAGCAAAAAGCATAAAGCCAACGGCTATTACATCTGTAAATTTTAAATTCTGTTTCACAGGCAGGACCTATAACAATATTATGAGTTGAGGGCTTTATCTGGAATTAAACACCAGAGCAGGCGCAGAATAATGAATAAAAACAGGTAAATTATCAATAGACCGAGAAAAAACGAAACTTACAACCAGTTTATTGACAAGCAACAGATCACAATAACCAGTTAACCAAGATTAAATGGAATAATATTTCATTCGCAAAGAGATACACAGGCGATCAATTGGAGCATATATAGCCACACTGAATGCTGTATACAGAAATAAACACCATATTAAATAGAAAACACCACATATGATAAAAACAGAGCCAGCAAAAACAAAAGACTTTAAATTCAAACAATTCCATATTTGCGGTGGATTATCTGGTATGCCTGTGAGTACGGATGGCGTTTTACTGGGTGCGTGGGCTTCATTTTCAGATCCGGAAAAAATACTTGATATAGGCACAGGTACCGGGCTTCTTGCGCTTATGTGCGCGCAACGCTTTGCCAAAGCAGAGATTACCGCACTGGATATTGACGACAATGCGATCGCCGCCGCCTCAACTAACTTCAATAACTCTCACTGGACAGACAGGCTACAACTGATCTTGCAGGATGTGCTGGAATTTGAACCTTCATATAAGTTTGATGCCATTATCTGTAATCCTCCCTATTTCAATACCGGAGAGCAGTCTTCTGTATCGCAAAGGGCGAAAGCCAGACATACAGATACGCTGAATCACAAAAGCCTGTTAGCCCGCTGCCATCGGTTACTGACAAAGGAAGGCCGCGCTTGTTTTATCCTTCCTCTCTTTGAGGGTGAGACCTTCTTATCTATGGCTTCAGAGGCAAACTGGAATGTGGCAAAAGTATGCAGAGTCCGCCCTAACGAAAACAAACCGACAAGCCGTCTGCTTATCGAACTTTCTAAGCAAACTATCGCAACCGAAGAAACTGAGCTGAGCATTCGTAGCCAGGATGGCTACAGCGAGAAGTTTACCGCGCTGACTAAAGCGTTTTATCTGAAAATGTAAGCCGCAAATTCACTTCTCTAAAAGTGGGGAATTCAATAAGCATCTCGGTTATAATGCGCGGTCAATCTAACCTTATTAATTTATTCTGCTTGCGGAGAACTTATTGTGATCAGAAATTTTGCTGAACTGGAACTGGATCCTGAACTGCTGGATGCCATTGAAGAGATCGGTTTTGACCGCCCTACCCAAGTACAGGGCGAAGCGATCCCACAGGCACTGGACGGCAGGGATATCCTTGCTTCAGCACCTACTGGTACAGGTAAAACCGCGGCATTTGTACTGCCTGCACTCCAGTTTCTTCTGGACTTTCCCCGCAGAAAACCAGGGCCTGCCAGGATTTTGATCCTGACCCCAACACGCGAACTTGCCATGCAGGTTGCCGACCAGGCTCGCGCTCTGGCTAAAAATACCAAACTGAACATCTTCACCATTACCGGTGGTGTTCAGTACCAGGAACACGCAGACGTTCTTGCAACGACTCAGGATATTGTGGTTGCGACACCGGGACGACTGATGGAGTACATTGAAGCTGAACGCTTTGACTGCCGTGCCATTGAATGGCTTATCCTGGATGAAGCAGACCGTATGCTGGATATGGGCTTTGGCCCTGTTGTTGACCGCCTTTCATCAGAGTGCCGCTGGCGGAAACAGACCCTTCTGTTTTCCGCAACACTGGAAGGCAAAGGCGTTGAAGGCTTCACTGCTGATCTGCTAAAAGATCCTGCAGAAATCGATGCACAACCATCACGCCGTGAACGTAAGAAGATCACCCAGTGGTATCACCGTGCCGACAGCATGGAGCACAAGCTTGAACTGCTTAAGCATATTCTGACTGAGCAGGCAGAACGCTCAATCGTGTTCCTGAAGACACGCGAACGCTTAGCCGATCTCAGAGCACAACTTGAAAGCGCGCAGATCCCTTGTAGCTGGATTCAGGGTGAAATGCCTCAGGACCGACGCAACAACGCAATCAAACGCTTCCGCGACGGCGAAGTAAATGTTCTTCTGGCGACAGATGTAGCAGCACGTGGCATCGACCTGCCAGACATCACGCACGTAATCAACTATGACCTGCCAAGAACCGCCGATGTTTACCTGCACCGTATTGGCCGCACAGCCAGAGCAGGTAAAAAAGGCAGTGCCATCTCTCTGGTAGAAGCGCATGATCAGCCAATGATGGACCGTGTTGCCCGCTACACCAAAGAAGAGATCAAAGAGCGCTATATCAAGGGTATGCGCCCGCAGCATAAAAAGCCGGTATTTAAGAAAAAGAAAAAAGCCAAACCAGCCGCTAAAAAGAAAGCCGTTGCAAAGAAAAAGAAGAAGTAGGAATTGAGCTATGAGTAAACCAACAATAGTAAAATGCCCGACTTGTCAGAAAGAGGTCGAATGGTCAGAGAAAAGTCCTTATCGGCCGTTTTGCAGCAAGAAATGTCAGATGATCGATTTTGGCGACTGGGCGGATGAGGAGAACCTGATTCCGGGGGCGCCGGATATGTCTGATGGGGATGGGTGGTCGGAAGATTACTAGAGGCCCTGGGTTTCTGGGCCCTCGGCCTTGGGAAATCGAAACAATTAGCTCCCAGGGCCCAGGGCCTATAGGACGAAGTCCGTCCCCAGGGCCAAAAAAAGGGAGCCTTCCGGCTCCCTTTTTTTCTATGAGAAATGCTGGTTTAGCATTACTTCTTAGCAAGCTTCTCTTTAATACGAGCTGACTTACCAGAACGCTCACGTAGGTAGTACAGTTTGGCACGACGTACTGCACCGCGGCGTTTAACTTCAATGCTATCAACCATTGGAGAGTGAGTTTGGAACGTACGTTCAACACCTTCACCGTTCGAGATCTTACGAACAGTGAATGCAGAATGTAGACCACGGTTACGTACAGCGATTACAACGCCTTCGAAAGCCTGTAGACGCTCACGGTCACCTTCTTTAACCTTAACCTGTACAACAACAGTGTCACCTGGTGCGAACTTAGGCAGGTCAGATTTCATTTGCTCTTGCTCAAGAGCTTTGATGATGTTACTCATTTTTTAAATTCCTAGAATAAACTGATACTAAATTAAATAGGTTACTTTGCGTTATGTTCTTTAATGAACTCAGCAAGTAATAGTTCCTGTTCGTCAGTCAGAGCTAGGTTTTCCAGGAGCTCTGGTCTTCTAAGCCAAGTACGGCCCAGCGATTGTTTTAATCGCCAGCGACGAATGTCCTTATGATTTCCGGATTTCAGTACCGCTGGTACCTCTTTTCCGTCTAACACTTCAGGACGGGTATAGTGCGGACAATCCAGCAAGCCATTTGCAAAGGAGTCTTCCTCTGCTGACGCAAAATCGCCAAGTACGCCCGGTATAAACCGTGATACAGAGTCGATTAAGGTCATGGCCGGCAGTTCACCGCCCGTCATCACAAAATCTCCGATTGACCATTCTTCGTCAACCTCAGACTGAATGATGCGCTCATCTATCCCTTCGTAGCGGCCACAAATCAGAACCATGTTCTCGTTTGTTGCCAGCTCTTCTACCCCTTTCTGGTCGAGTTTACGACCTTGAGGAGAAAGATAGATTACCTTCGTCTTTCCCGGTGAAGCTTTCTTGGCAGTATGGATAGCATCGCGCAAAGGCTGAACCATCATCAACATACCAGGACCGCCACCGTAAGGTCTGTCATCGACTGTGCGATGTTTGTCGTGAGTGAAATCTCTTGGATTCCATGTCTCTACCGACAAAAGACCTTTTTTAACCGCTTGACCTGTAACTCCAAATTCAGTGATTGAACGGAACATTTCAGGAAACAGGCTTATTACGCCAATCCACATTGTTCTATCGCTCCACTGCGGAGTTAAAATCCAGGATCCCAGTCAACTTCGATCCGTTGAGCTTCGCGATCAATATTTTTGATCACCTGCTCTTCAAGGAACGGAATTAATCGTTCCTTCTGGCCAAAAGCATCTTTTAGATTGGCTTTCACAACCAAAACATCGTTGGAACCTGTTTCCAGCATGTCAGTAACTTCGCCAAGGTCATACCCTTTCGTCGTTACCACTTTCATTCCAAACAATTCGCGCCAGTAGAATTCATCTTCTGACAGTTCAGGTAGTGCTGCCGGGTCAATCGAAATTTCAAAGTTTGTCATCAGGTGAGCATCCTCACGCACATCCAAACCTTCAAGCTTAGCTACCAAACCTTTGTTATGGCGCTTCCAGCTTTCGACTTTGTATTCAACCCACTGCCCTTTCTGGTTAATAAACCAGGGGCTGTAATCAAAAATACTTTCAGCATTGTCTGTGTAGGAAATCACTTTAAGCCAGCCACGAATGCCGTACGTAGCACCAAACTTGCCTACTACTACTTTTTCGTTTTGCTCGCTCATCGTTTCTTTACCTTCAACCGACATACTAAATGGTTACTTCTAATTAAGCCGCTTTCTGAGCGTCTTTAACTAGCTTAGCAACACGATCAGACAGAGATGCACCTTCGCCAACCCAGTGGTTAACGCGGTCCAGGTCTAGACGAAGACCTTCTTCCTGACCTTGAGCAGTAGGGTTGAAGAAACCTACTTTCTCGATGTAGCGACCAGTAGCAGCGAAGCGGCTATCTGCAACTACGATTTGATAAAATGGACGCTTCTTAGCGCCGTGACGTGCCAAACGAATGGTTACCATATCGTCCTCTTTGCTTTCTCAATAATAAAATTAACCCCAAAAACCGCTCTTAAAAAACAGCTTGGGGTCTCGTGCCAATTTAAAGCCCCGGAATTTTACTCTTATTGGGAAAGTTTGCAAGGGAAATGTGATGTGGGTGGGGGAAAAAATAAACAGGGGGAAGGAAGGGCCCTGGGTTTCTAGGCCCTGGGCCCTGGGAAGT is from Vibrio sp. JC009 and encodes:
- the rimM gene encoding ribosome maturation factor RimM (Essential for efficient processing of 16S rRNA) — its product is MSVEGKETMSEQNEKVVVGKFGATYGIRGWLKVISYTDNAESIFDYSPWFINQKGQWVEYKVESWKRHNKGLVAKLEGLDVREDAHLMTNFEISIDPAALPELSEDEFYWRELFGMKVVTTKGYDLGEVTDMLETGSNDVLVVKANLKDAFGQKERLIPFLEEQVIKNIDREAQRIEVDWDPGF
- the rpsP gene encoding 30S ribosomal protein S16; the encoded protein is MVTIRLARHGAKKRPFYQIVVADSRFAATGRYIEKVGFFNPTAQGQEEGLRLDLDRVNHWVGEGASLSDRVAKLVKDAQKAA
- the trmD gene encoding tRNA (guanosine(37)-N1)-methyltransferase TrmD encodes the protein MWIGVISLFPEMFRSITEFGVTGQAVKKGLLSVETWNPRDFTHDKHRTVDDRPYGGGPGMLMMVQPLRDAIHTAKKASPGKTKVIYLSPQGRKLDQKGVEELATNENMVLICGRYEGIDERIIQSEVDEEWSIGDFVMTGGELPAMTLIDSVSRFIPGVLGDFASAEEDSFANGLLDCPHYTRPEVLDGKEVPAVLKSGNHKDIRRWRLKQSLGRTWLRRPELLENLALTDEQELLLAEFIKEHNAK